Sequence from the [Bacteroides] pectinophilus genome:
CTTTTTAGAACTGTTCATTGAAATACCTTCTTTCGTCTTGAATATTGATGTCTGGGTCTTACGTTTTTCTGACCTATGCATCATGATAATGTTATTATGGATATAATAAAATATCCAATTACCGAAAAAATAATAATACCAGTTTGCACAGGATGTGCAGAAACGGAGACATAATGATTGTCAGAAAACCACATTACTATGACGAATTCAGATGTACGGCATCAAAATGCAGCGATAACTGCTGCCGCGGCGGATGGCTTATAGAACTTGATAAGAAAACTGAGGATTATTACAGAAGCCTTGGCGGCAGTATAGGCAGAAGAATAACAGATTCGCTTATTACGGATGAGGACGGAGATACATGCTTCAGACTTGCAGACGGACAGTGTCCGCATCTTGATGCCGAGGGACTGTGCAGCATATGCGTCAGTCTTGGAGAAGAGCACATGGGAGTTGTGTGCAGGGAATTTCCGCGATACAGTCTTACATATGTACAGAATGGAACAGAGGTAACGGAGCATGGCGTGGGACTTGCCTGCGAGGCAGCAGAAGCACTTATACTTTTTGATGAAGGTAAGCTTTGTATAACAGATACCGGGACAGAAGAAACTGAAGAAGCCGGCGAACAAAATAATTGCGAAGAAGCAGATACATGTGAAAAAATAGGAGATTCAGAGGAAACCGATGCGGGAATGCTTTTGGCTGCAAGAGCTGACATTATTAACATCCTTGAGGACAGGACAAGACCGGTGAAGTCAAGAATTTCGGATGTGCTTGAGTATGCAGTCAGCCTTCAGGAGAAGATTAACGAAGAGCCTGAGGAATATGAGCTTGAGACAAGTGGGGATGCGGCTGACAATTGTATACTGCTTTTTGATATATATGACGGACTTGAACAGCTTAATTCTTCATGGGAGGAATGGTCATCGCTTGTAAGGCAGACAATATTTGAAGAAGACGGCTTCATGAAGCTGACGGATGAACTGTGCTCAATTATACCTGATTATGAGCTCCTTATGGAGAATCTTATGAAATATTTTATCTTCAGATATTATATGAAAGCCGTATGGGACTGCAACCAGCTTGATAAAGTTAAGTTTGCGGCGGCCTGCTGCCTTATAATCAGGCAGATGCTTGCGGCGCTTGCCGGGAAGCAGAACGGCGGTGTTACAAGGGAAGATATAATAAAGCTTGTGAGAGTATTTTCAAGGCAGGTCGAATATTCAGAGGATAATGTTGAGGCTGTCTGCGAAGAGTTCCTTTTTGGGGATGAGCTTAGTGCGGGCAATCTCAGAAATATGTTTTAAATACACTTTAAATCACTTTAAATTGAAAAAGTACTTGTTTTTTTTACAGATTTTTGTACAATAGAAGTGTTGTGTTTTTTTATTGATTGAATTTTTTGGAGGTTTACATGATCGCAGCCAGCAATATTACATTGCGCCTGGGCAAAAAGGCGCTCTTTGAGGATGTAAACATTAAGTTTACAGAAGGTAACTGCTATGGTCTTATTGGAGCAAACGGTGCCGGTAAGTCTACATTTCTTAAGATTCTTACAGGCCAGATTGAGCCGACCAAGGGAGATGTAATTATCACACCTGGACAGAGACTTTCTTTCCTCGAACAGGACCACTTTAAGTATGACGAATACCCGGTGCTTGACACTGTAATCATGGGTAATAAGCGTCTTTATGAGATAATGAAGGAAAAGGATGCAATCTATGCCAAGGAGGATTTCACTGAGGAAGACGGAATCAAGGCAAGTGAAC
This genomic interval carries:
- the fliB gene encoding flagellin lysine-N-methylase; this translates as MIVRKPHYYDEFRCTASKCSDNCCRGGWLIELDKKTEDYYRSLGGSIGRRITDSLITDEDGDTCFRLADGQCPHLDAEGLCSICVSLGEEHMGVVCREFPRYSLTYVQNGTEVTEHGVGLACEAAEALILFDEGKLCITDTGTEETEEAGEQNNCEEADTCEKIGDSEETDAGMLLAARADIINILEDRTRPVKSRISDVLEYAVSLQEKINEEPEEYELETSGDAADNCILLFDIYDGLEQLNSSWEEWSSLVRQTIFEEDGFMKLTDELCSIIPDYELLMENLMKYFIFRYYMKAVWDCNQLDKVKFAAACCLIIRQMLAALAGKQNGGVTREDIIKLVRVFSRQVEYSEDNVEAVCEEFLFGDELSAGNLRNMF